A window of Thermus antranikianii DSM 12462 contains these coding sequences:
- the aroE gene encoding shikimate dehydrogenase, whose product MLRLAVLGSPIAHSLSPAMHRYALSSLGLEGSYEALETPLEALKDRLEEVRREYRGVNLTIPLKEAALPLLDWVSPEAQAIGAVNTVLSVEGRLLGFNTDAPGFLQALKAGGIPLMGPALVLGAGGAGRAVAWALREAGLEVWIWNRTWKRALALAEEFGLKAVPLERAQEARLLVNATSVGLKDPGATPLPAEFFPKEGAVVDLVYRPLWTRLLREARERGLQVQTGLPMLAWQGALAFRVWTGLLPDPRGMEEAARQALEGE is encoded by the coding sequence ATGCTGCGCCTGGCGGTGTTGGGCAGTCCCATTGCCCACTCCCTGTCCCCGGCCATGCACCGGTACGCCTTGAGCTCCCTGGGCCTGGAGGGGAGCTACGAGGCCTTGGAAACCCCCCTCGAGGCCCTAAAGGACCGCCTGGAGGAGGTGCGCCGGGAATACCGGGGCGTGAACCTGACCATTCCCCTTAAGGAGGCGGCCTTGCCCCTTTTGGATTGGGTTTCCCCGGAAGCCCAGGCCATTGGGGCGGTGAACACGGTGCTTTCCGTGGAGGGGAGGCTTCTCGGCTTCAACACCGATGCCCCTGGGTTTTTGCAGGCCCTGAAGGCCGGGGGGATTCCCCTCATGGGCCCTGCCTTGGTCCTGGGGGCCGGGGGGGCGGGGCGGGCGGTGGCCTGGGCCTTAAGGGAGGCGGGCCTCGAGGTCTGGATCTGGAACCGCACCTGGAAAAGGGCCTTGGCCCTGGCGGAGGAGTTTGGGCTGAAGGCGGTTCCCTTGGAACGGGCCCAGGAGGCAAGGCTCCTGGTAAACGCCACCAGCGTGGGGCTTAAGGACCCAGGGGCTACTCCCTTGCCGGCTGAGTTTTTCCCCAAGGAAGGGGCCGTGGTGGACCTGGTCTACCGGCCCCTCTGGACCCGGTTGTTAAGGGAGGCGAGGGAAAGGGGCCTTCAGGTACAGACGGGGCTTCCCATGCTGGCCTGGCAGGGGGCCTTGGCCTTCCGCGTCTGGACAGGCCTTCTCCCAGACCCCAGGGGCATGGAGGAGGCGGCCCGCCAGGCCCTGGAGGGGGAGTGA
- a CDS encoding IMPACT family protein → MAYTLAAPVVHEEIIQKSRFIAKAAPVASEEEALAFLQAHREPQATHNGYAYKLGNLYRFFDDGEPTGTAGKPILHAIQAQGLDRVVVLVVRYFGGVKLGAGGLVRAYGGVAAEALRRASKVPLMEWEEVRFVVPFPQVGRVHRLLASRSWTALEEYLAEGVRFHLRLPAEEKEAFLQELRDLTRGQVRWEG, encoded by the coding sequence ATGGCCTATACCCTGGCGGCCCCGGTGGTTCACGAGGAGATCATCCAGAAGAGCCGCTTCATCGCCAAGGCGGCCCCGGTGGCCTCGGAGGAGGAAGCCTTGGCCTTTTTGCAGGCCCACCGGGAACCCCAGGCCACCCACAACGGCTACGCCTACAAGCTGGGCAATCTCTACCGCTTCTTTGACGACGGCGAGCCCACAGGCACGGCGGGTAAGCCCATCCTCCACGCCATTCAGGCCCAAGGGCTGGATAGGGTGGTGGTTTTGGTGGTGCGCTATTTCGGTGGGGTCAAGCTGGGGGCCGGGGGGCTTGTCCGGGCCTACGGGGGGGTGGCTGCGGAGGCCCTGAGGCGGGCTTCCAAGGTGCCCTTGATGGAGTGGGAGGAGGTGCGGTTTGTGGTCCCTTTTCCCCAGGTGGGCCGGGTGCACAGGCTCTTAGCCTCCCGCTCCTGGACGGCTTTGGAGGAGTACCTGGCGGAGGGGGTGCGGTTTCACCTCAGGCTTCCCGCAGAGGAAAAGGAGGCTTTTTTGCAGGAGCTCAGGGACCTCACCCGGGGGCAGGTGCGCTGGGAAGGCTAG
- the polA gene encoding DNA polymerase I gives MRAMLPLFEPKGRVLLVDGHHLAYRTFFALKGLTTSRGEPVQAVYGFAKSLLKALREDGDVVIVVFDAKAPSFRHQTYEAYKAGRAPTPEDFPRQLALIKEMVDLLGLERLEVPGFEADDVLATLAKKAEKEGYEVRILTADRDLYQLLSDRISILHPEGYLITPEWLWEKYGLKPSQWVDYRALAGDPSDNIPGVKGIGEKTAAKLIREWGSLENLLKHLEQVKPASVREKILSHMEDLKLSLELSRVYTDLPLQVDFARRREPDREGLKAFLERLEFGSLLHEFGLLESPVAAEEAPWPPPEGAFVGYVLSRPEPMWAELNALAAAWEGRVYRAEDPLEALRGLREVRGLLAKDLAVLALREGIALAPGDDPMLLAYLLDPSNTAPEGVARRYGGEWTGEAGERALLSERLYAALLERLKGEERLLWLYEEVEKPLSRVLAHMEATGVRLDVAYLKALSLEVEAELRRLEEEVHRLAGHPFNLNSRDQLERVLFDELGLPAIGKTEKTGKRSTSAAVLEALREAHPIVDRILQYRELAKLKGTYIDPLPALVHPKTNRLHTRFNQTATATGRLSSSDPNLQNIPVRTPLGQRIRRAFVAEEGWRLVVLDYSQIELRVLAHLSGDENLIRVFQEGQDIHTQTASWMFGVPPEAVDSLMRRAAKTINFGVLYGMSAHRLSGELAIPYEEAVAFIERYFQSYPKVRAWIEKTLAEGRERGYVETLFGRRRYVPDLASRVKSIREAAERMAFNMPVQGTAADLMKLAMVKLFPRLQELGARMLLQVHDELVLEVPKEQAEEVAQEAKRTMEEVWPLKVPLEVEVGIGEDWLSAKA, from the coding sequence ATAAGGGCGATGCTGCCCCTTTTTGAGCCCAAGGGCCGGGTGCTTCTGGTGGACGGCCACCACCTGGCCTACCGTACCTTTTTTGCCCTGAAGGGCCTCACCACCAGCCGCGGGGAGCCGGTCCAAGCGGTGTACGGCTTTGCCAAGAGCCTTTTGAAGGCGCTAAGGGAAGACGGGGATGTGGTGATCGTGGTGTTTGACGCCAAGGCCCCCTCCTTCCGCCACCAGACCTACGAGGCCTACAAGGCGGGGCGGGCTCCCACCCCCGAGGACTTTCCCCGGCAGCTTGCCCTTATCAAGGAGATGGTGGACCTTTTGGGTCTGGAGCGCCTCGAGGTGCCGGGCTTTGAGGCGGACGACGTCCTGGCCACCCTGGCCAAGAAGGCGGAGAAGGAAGGCTACGAGGTGCGCATCCTCACCGCGGACCGGGACCTCTACCAGCTTCTTTCGGACCGAATCTCCATCCTTCACCCGGAGGGTTACCTGATCACCCCGGAGTGGCTTTGGGAGAAGTATGGGCTTAAGCCTTCCCAGTGGGTGGACTACCGGGCCTTGGCCGGGGACCCTTCCGACAACATCCCCGGCGTGAAGGGCATCGGGGAGAAGACGGCGGCCAAGCTGATCCGGGAGTGGGGAAGCCTGGAAAACCTTCTTAAGCACCTGGAACAGGTGAAACCTGCCTCCGTGCGGGAGAAGATCCTTAGCCACATGGAGGACCTCAAGCTATCCCTGGAGCTATCCCGGGTGTACACGGATTTGCCCCTTCAGGTGGACTTCGCCCGGCGCCGGGAGCCGGACCGGGAGGGGCTTAAGGCCTTTTTGGAGAGGTTGGAGTTCGGAAGCCTCCTCCACGAGTTCGGCCTGTTGGAAAGCCCGGTGGCGGCGGAGGAAGCTCCCTGGCCACCCCCCGAGGGAGCCTTCGTGGGGTACGTTCTTTCTCGCCCCGAGCCCATGTGGGCGGAGCTTAACGCCTTGGCCGCCGCCTGGGAGGGAAGGGTTTACCGGGCGGAGGATCCCTTGGAGGCCTTGCGGGGGCTTAGGGAGGTGAGGGGGCTTTTGGCCAAGGACCTGGCGGTGCTGGCCCTGAGGGAAGGGATTGCCCTGGCACCGGGCGATGACCCCATGCTCCTCGCCTACCTCCTGGATCCTTCCAACACCGCCCCCGAAGGGGTAGCCCGGCGCTACGGGGGGGAGTGGACCGGGGAGGCGGGGGAAAGGGCGTTGCTTTCCGAAAGGCTTTACGCCGCCCTCCTGGAGCGGCTTAAGGGGGAGGAGAGGCTTCTTTGGCTTTACGAGGAGGTGGAAAAGCCCCTTTCGCGGGTCCTGGCCCACATGGAGGCCACGGGGGTACGGTTGGATGTGGCCTATTTGAAGGCCCTTTCCCTGGAGGTGGAGGCGGAGCTCAGGCGCCTTGAGGAGGAGGTACACCGACTGGCCGGGCATCCTTTCAACCTGAACTCCCGGGACCAGCTGGAAAGGGTCCTCTTTGACGAGCTTGGGCTTCCTGCCATCGGCAAGACGGAGAAGACCGGCAAGCGCTCCACCAGCGCCGCCGTTTTGGAGGCCTTGCGGGAGGCTCATCCCATCGTGGACCGCATCCTCCAGTACCGGGAGCTTGCCAAGCTCAAGGGAACCTACATCGACCCCTTGCCCGCCCTGGTCCACCCCAAGACGAACCGCCTCCACACCCGTTTCAACCAGACGGCCACCGCCACGGGGAGGCTTAGCAGCTCGGATCCCAACCTGCAAAATATCCCCGTGCGCACCCCTTTGGGCCAGCGGATCCGCCGGGCCTTCGTGGCCGAGGAGGGGTGGAGGCTGGTGGTTTTGGACTACAGCCAGATTGAGCTCAGGGTCCTGGCGCACCTTTCTGGGGACGAGAACCTGATCCGGGTCTTCCAGGAGGGCCAGGACATCCACACCCAGACGGCCAGCTGGATGTTCGGCGTGCCCCCCGAGGCCGTGGATTCCCTGATGCGCCGGGCGGCCAAGACCATCAATTTCGGCGTCCTCTACGGCATGTCCGCCCACCGGCTTTCGGGAGAGCTGGCCATTCCCTACGAGGAAGCGGTGGCTTTCATCGAGCGGTATTTCCAGAGCTACCCCAAGGTGCGGGCCTGGATTGAGAAAACCCTGGCGGAAGGACGGGAACGGGGCTACGTGGAAACCCTCTTTGGCCGCCGGCGCTACGTGCCCGACTTGGCTTCCCGGGTGAAGAGCATCCGGGAGGCAGCGGAGCGCATGGCCTTCAACATGCCGGTACAGGGGACCGCCGCGGATTTGATGAAACTGGCCATGGTGAAGCTCTTTCCCAGGCTTCAGGAGCTGGGGGCCAGGATGCTTTTGCAGGTGCACGACGAACTGGTCCTCGAGGTGCCCAAGGAGCAAGCGGAGGAAGTTGCCCAAGAGGCCAAGCGGACCATGGAGGAGGTGTGGCCCCTCAAGGTGCCCTTGGAGGTGGAGGTGGGCATCGGCGAGGACTGGCTTTCCGCCAAGGCCTAG
- the glmM gene encoding phosphoglucosamine mutase, giving the protein MRRYFGTDGVRGEAGKHPLTPGFVLKLGQAAGAYLRKVSPRPVVLLAKDTRESSDLLEAALAAGLMSQGVRVEHLGVLPTPGVAYLTRHLKASAGAMISASHNPYQDNGIKFFGPEGEKLPDPAEEEIEALLEEEHPTRGIGTVGDFREAERMYLDFLLAHAPDLSGLRIGLDLAHGATYRLGPRLFQRAGAEVMAFFNTPDGRNINRACGSTHPEALARFVVELDLDLGIAFDGDGDRVQFIDRKGRLFHGDHILYLTALAFQEKGVVGTVMSNMGLEVALKEKGLAFHRAAVGDRYVLEMMKEKGLFLGGEPSGHVIFLKHHTTGDGLLTALLTLKALKVLGGDLADWYEALPMYPQVLLNVRVSDKNRVMAHPRLKEAVKEVEGRLGGFGRVNVRPSGTEPVVRVMVEAKEGAEEVARKLADLVSRLDRE; this is encoded by the coding sequence ATGAGGCGTTACTTCGGCACCGACGGGGTGCGGGGGGAGGCGGGCAAGCACCCCCTTACCCCCGGGTTTGTCCTTAAGCTTGGCCAAGCGGCGGGGGCCTATCTTCGCAAGGTGAGCCCTAGGCCTGTGGTCCTCCTGGCCAAGGATACCCGGGAGTCCAGCGATCTTCTGGAGGCCGCCTTGGCGGCGGGGCTTATGAGCCAGGGGGTCAGGGTGGAGCACCTGGGGGTGCTCCCCACCCCGGGGGTGGCCTATCTCACACGGCACCTTAAGGCTAGCGCCGGGGCCATGATCTCCGCCAGCCACAACCCTTACCAGGACAACGGCATCAAGTTTTTCGGGCCCGAGGGCGAGAAGCTTCCCGACCCCGCGGAGGAGGAGATCGAAGCCCTCCTGGAGGAGGAGCATCCCACGCGGGGCATCGGTACTGTGGGGGATTTTCGGGAGGCGGAGAGGATGTACCTGGACTTTCTCCTGGCCCATGCTCCCGACCTTTCGGGCCTAAGGATCGGCCTAGACCTGGCCCACGGGGCCACCTACCGCCTGGGACCCAGGCTCTTCCAACGGGCGGGAGCCGAGGTGATGGCCTTCTTCAACACCCCGGATGGCCGGAACATCAACAGAGCCTGCGGTTCCACGCATCCCGAGGCCCTGGCCCGCTTTGTGGTGGAGCTGGATCTGGACCTGGGTATCGCCTTTGATGGGGATGGGGATAGGGTGCAGTTCATAGACCGAAAAGGACGGCTTTTTCACGGGGATCATATCCTCTACCTCACCGCCTTGGCCTTTCAGGAAAAGGGGGTGGTGGGAACGGTGATGAGCAATATGGGCCTGGAGGTGGCCCTGAAGGAGAAGGGTCTGGCCTTCCACCGGGCGGCGGTGGGAGACCGGTACGTTTTGGAGATGATGAAGGAAAAAGGGCTTTTCCTGGGCGGGGAACCCTCGGGGCACGTGATCTTCCTCAAGCACCACACCACAGGGGATGGCCTTCTCACCGCCCTCCTCACCCTAAAGGCCCTAAAGGTCCTGGGAGGGGATCTTGCGGATTGGTACGAGGCGTTGCCCATGTACCCCCAGGTGCTTTTGAACGTGCGGGTTTCCGACAAGAATAGGGTCATGGCCCATCCCCGGCTGAAGGAGGCGGTAAAGGAGGTGGAGGGAAGGCTTGGGGGCTTTGGGCGGGTGAACGTGCGTCCCTCGGGGACTGAGCCGGTGGTGAGGGTTATGGTGGAGGCCAAGGAAGGGGCGGAGGAGGTGGCGAGGAAGCTTGCCGATTTGGTTTCCCGCCTGGACCGGGAGTAG
- a CDS encoding ribosome-binding factor A translates to MSYGRAHLEERLKRVLAEAIGGLEDPRLFLLTVEAVHLSPDGRVLTVYVEAFSDEEKALLALSHAERRLLSEIARRVRLRRLPRLEFVPWRARPA, encoded by the coding sequence GTGAGCTACGGAAGAGCCCACCTCGAGGAGCGCCTTAAGCGGGTGCTGGCTGAGGCCATCGGTGGCCTAGAAGACCCTAGGCTATTCCTCCTCACCGTGGAGGCGGTGCACCTTTCCCCCGACGGCCGGGTGCTTACGGTGTACGTGGAGGCCTTTAGCGACGAGGAGAAAGCCCTTTTGGCCTTAAGCCACGCGGAGAGAAGGCTCCTTTCCGAGATCGCCCGTAGGGTGCGCCTACGCCGCCTGCCTCGTCTGGAGTTCGTGCCGTGGAGAGCGAGACCCGCATAA
- a CDS encoding acyl-CoA thioesterase has product MESETRIKVRYAETDQMGVVHHSVYAVYLEAARVDFLEKAGLPYHQVEARGVFFPVVELGLTFRAPARFGEEVLVRTRLAHLSRRDLLFRYRVERDGVLLAEGFTRHLCRVGERAGRIPEDIYQTLSVLHLG; this is encoded by the coding sequence GTGGAGAGCGAGACCCGCATAAAGGTGCGTTATGCAGAGACCGACCAGATGGGGGTGGTCCACCACTCCGTCTATGCGGTCTACCTGGAGGCGGCCCGGGTGGACTTTTTGGAGAAGGCGGGCCTGCCCTACCACCAGGTGGAGGCCCGGGGGGTGTTCTTTCCCGTGGTGGAACTGGGCCTGACCTTCCGTGCCCCGGCCCGCTTCGGAGAGGAGGTCCTGGTGCGAACCCGCCTGGCCCACCTTTCCCGGCGGGATCTTCTCTTTCGCTACCGGGTGGAGCGGGACGGCGTGCTGTTGGCCGAGGGCTTCACCCGTCACCTTTGCCGGGTGGGGGAGAGGGCCGGGCGCATCCCCGAGGACATCTACCAAACCTTGAGTGTGCTACACTTAGGGTAG
- a CDS encoding aspartate aminotransferase family protein, with protein sequence MSHDPFTLFERHINPGLAGLLRFTGLDRVESHAEGPYVWDTTGKRYLDFLGLYGALNLGHRHPRVVEAVRAQLERMPMSVRVLVSEPTARLAAKLAEITPEGLEMVFFGNSGAEAVEAAIKLARAYTGKPGIVTTQGGFHGKTMGALSLTPKPEYQDPAKPLLPGVKAVPYGDLEALEAAIDEETAAVIVEPIQGEGGIRVPPDGYLKGVRELTREKGVLMIADEVQTGLGRTGKLFGVDWEEVAPDLMTLAKALGGGVMPIGACVGRREVFEIFKQNPLFHSSTFGGNPLAAAAALAAIEVTLEENLPQRALEMGGYLMAGLKELKAQYPHLIEDVRGRGLMLGVEFTDADIGALVVAELAERGVITAFGLNNPKVVRLEPPLIIGKEHVDEALSAFSESLKATEKALEGLLG encoded by the coding sequence ATGAGCCACGACCCCTTTACGCTTTTTGAAAGGCACATCAATCCCGGCTTGGCAGGGTTGCTTCGCTTCACCGGTCTGGACCGGGTCGAGTCCCATGCCGAAGGCCCCTACGTCTGGGACACCACGGGCAAGCGCTACCTGGACTTTTTGGGCCTCTACGGTGCCTTGAACCTGGGCCACCGTCACCCCAGGGTGGTGGAGGCCGTCAGGGCCCAGCTTGAGCGCATGCCCATGTCCGTGCGGGTCCTGGTTTCCGAGCCCACGGCGAGGCTTGCGGCCAAGCTGGCGGAGATTACGCCCGAAGGCCTGGAAATGGTCTTCTTTGGCAACTCCGGGGCGGAGGCGGTGGAGGCGGCCATCAAGCTGGCCCGGGCCTATACGGGGAAGCCGGGCATCGTCACCACCCAGGGGGGATTCCACGGCAAGACCATGGGGGCCCTTTCCCTTACCCCCAAGCCCGAGTATCAGGATCCGGCCAAGCCCCTTCTTCCCGGGGTGAAGGCGGTGCCCTATGGGGACCTCGAGGCCCTGGAAGCAGCCATAGATGAGGAAACCGCCGCGGTGATCGTGGAGCCCATCCAAGGGGAAGGGGGAATCCGGGTGCCCCCGGATGGCTACCTGAAGGGGGTGCGGGAGCTTACCCGGGAAAAGGGCGTCCTCATGATCGCCGACGAGGTACAGACCGGCCTCGGGCGCACGGGGAAGCTCTTTGGGGTGGACTGGGAGGAGGTGGCCCCCGACCTCATGACCCTGGCCAAGGCCTTGGGGGGCGGGGTGATGCCCATCGGGGCCTGCGTGGGCCGGAGGGAGGTCTTTGAGATCTTCAAGCAAAACCCTCTCTTCCATTCCTCCACCTTTGGCGGTAACCCCCTGGCGGCGGCGGCGGCCTTGGCGGCCATAGAGGTCACCCTAGAGGAGAACCTGCCGCAAAGGGCTCTGGAAATGGGGGGCTACCTGATGGCGGGGCTTAAGGAGCTTAAGGCCCAGTATCCTCACCTCATAGAGGACGTGCGCGGCCGGGGCCTGATGCTGGGCGTGGAGTTCACCGATGCCGACATCGGCGCCTTGGTGGTGGCGGAGCTGGCGGAGAGGGGAGTGATCACCGCCTTCGGGCTCAATAACCCTAAGGTGGTGCGCCTCGAGCCTCCCCTCATCATTGGCAAAGAGCACGTGGACGAGGCTCTTTCGGCCTTCTCGGAGAGCCTTAAGGCTACGGAGAAGGCCCTGGAAGGCCTCTTGGGTTAG
- the rnr gene encoding ribonuclease R: MRETLLEFFKKTGRPHRLEEILRRFGLEKREAKAYLKALVREGLLEKKGSQYFLPARVQGPISLHRDGYAFVRLPGKDLFIPPGYTQDAWPDDLVEARIMPPGRDGKPWGVVERILKRARERVVGTLDFRKGHAVLLPDEPGLPELRLLPEGLHGLKRGSRIVVKVHYDRRPYGEFLEYLGEGDAPETETEAVIAKYGLRAEFPAEVLKEAEAIPLEIPEAEMKRRQDFRGLRVFTIDGVDAKDFDDAIHVERLPKGYRIGVHIADVSHYVKEGSALDQEAFLRGTSVYLPGRVLPMLPERLSNGVCSLKPHEDRLVLSVLVELDEDLEVKRVRFAEGVIRSVARMTYTEVEAFAEGFGLPEEHAFLAEDLNLLLDLTQRLRQKRLEAGSLDFSFPEVKVEVEDGTLHLIPQEEPRARSLIEELMLLANRMVAEHLVNKGLPALFRVHEEPLEEAYGKLRTALARLGYTLPEKLSSKALQRVLLEAKGRPEEPVVANLVLRSLRLARYAAENLGHFGLAMEHYLHFTSPIRRYPDLVVHRVLKAVLRRSLTPAKKARWQETFPAIAEHASEMERKAEAAERELTKYYMAKWAELHLGERFVGKVTGVASFGAFVTLRNGVEGLVRLEALGPYTYSEEALALLGPKGKRIRLGDEMEVVIAAANPRLRQIDLLPYREEEKKEASREKTLVRKGKAKEGEMRKVVGPPTDKSRDSRPERVTVNTIYFGEWTPREEKAGVHRPVETRAKRRRRRR, encoded by the coding sequence ATGCGGGAAACCTTACTGGAGTTTTTCAAAAAAACCGGCAGGCCCCACCGCTTGGAGGAGATTCTCAGGCGATTTGGGCTGGAAAAGCGGGAGGCCAAGGCCTACCTTAAGGCCCTGGTGCGGGAAGGGTTATTGGAGAAGAAGGGAAGCCAGTACTTCCTCCCCGCCCGGGTGCAGGGGCCCATCAGCCTCCACCGGGATGGGTATGCCTTCGTGCGCCTTCCCGGAAAGGACCTCTTCATCCCGCCCGGCTACACCCAGGATGCCTGGCCCGACGACCTGGTGGAGGCCCGCATCATGCCTCCTGGCCGGGACGGGAAGCCCTGGGGGGTGGTGGAGCGGATTCTCAAGCGGGCCCGGGAACGGGTGGTGGGTACCCTAGATTTCCGCAAGGGGCATGCGGTCCTCTTACCGGATGAACCGGGTCTGCCCGAGCTCAGGCTTCTTCCCGAGGGGCTCCACGGCCTTAAGCGGGGGAGCCGGATCGTGGTGAAGGTGCACTATGACCGGCGTCCTTACGGGGAGTTTTTGGAGTACCTGGGGGAGGGGGATGCCCCAGAGACGGAAACCGAGGCGGTGATCGCCAAGTACGGCCTAAGGGCCGAGTTTCCGGCGGAGGTGCTAAAGGAGGCGGAGGCCATTCCCCTGGAGATCCCCGAGGCGGAGATGAAGCGGCGGCAAGACTTCCGGGGCCTTCGGGTCTTCACCATTGACGGGGTGGACGCCAAGGACTTTGACGACGCCATTCACGTGGAACGCCTTCCCAAAGGGTATCGCATCGGGGTGCACATCGCCGACGTTTCCCACTACGTCAAAGAGGGTAGTGCCCTGGACCAGGAGGCCTTCCTAAGGGGAACCAGCGTTTACCTGCCGGGGCGGGTTCTGCCCATGCTCCCCGAGAGGCTTTCCAACGGGGTGTGCTCCCTTAAGCCTCACGAGGATCGGTTGGTCCTCTCCGTCCTGGTGGAGCTGGATGAGGACCTCGAGGTGAAGCGGGTGCGCTTTGCCGAGGGGGTTATCCGCAGCGTGGCCCGGATGACCTACACGGAGGTGGAGGCCTTCGCCGAGGGCTTCGGCTTGCCCGAGGAGCACGCCTTTTTGGCCGAGGATCTAAACCTCCTCCTGGACCTTACGCAAAGGCTCAGACAAAAGCGCCTCGAGGCGGGGTCCCTGGACTTCTCCTTCCCCGAGGTGAAGGTGGAGGTGGAAGACGGCACCCTCCACCTCATCCCCCAGGAGGAGCCCAGGGCGAGAAGCCTCATCGAGGAACTCATGCTCCTGGCCAACCGGATGGTGGCCGAGCACCTGGTGAACAAGGGGCTTCCTGCGCTCTTTCGGGTACACGAGGAGCCCTTGGAGGAAGCCTACGGGAAGCTCCGCACGGCTTTGGCCCGGCTGGGGTATACCCTGCCGGAGAAGCTTTCCTCCAAGGCCTTGCAACGGGTCCTCCTCGAGGCCAAGGGCCGGCCGGAGGAGCCCGTGGTGGCCAACCTGGTCCTGCGTTCGTTGCGCCTGGCTCGGTACGCTGCGGAGAACCTAGGGCATTTCGGCCTGGCCATGGAGCACTACCTGCACTTCACGAGCCCCATCCGCCGCTATCCGGACCTGGTGGTGCACCGGGTGCTTAAGGCTGTCCTCCGGCGGAGCCTTACCCCAGCCAAGAAGGCCCGCTGGCAGGAAACCTTTCCCGCCATCGCCGAGCATGCCTCGGAGATGGAAAGGAAGGCGGAGGCGGCGGAGCGGGAACTCACCAAGTACTACATGGCCAAGTGGGCGGAGCTTCACCTAGGGGAGCGCTTCGTGGGCAAGGTGACCGGGGTGGCCAGCTTTGGCGCCTTCGTCACCCTGAGAAACGGGGTGGAGGGCTTGGTGCGCCTCGAGGCCCTGGGCCCTTACACCTACAGCGAGGAGGCCCTGGCCCTTTTGGGTCCCAAGGGCAAGAGGATCCGCCTGGGGGACGAGATGGAGGTGGTGATCGCCGCCGCCAACCCGAGGCTTCGGCAGATCGACCTCCTGCCCTACCGGGAGGAGGAGAAGAAGGAAGCTTCCAGGGAAAAAACCCTGGTGAGAAAGGGAAAGGCAAAGGAGGGGGAGATGCGCAAGGTGGTAGGACCGCCTACGGATAAAAGCCGCGACAGCCGGCCCGAGCGGGTCACGGTGAACACCATTTACTTCGGTGAGTGGACTCCCAGGGAGGAAAAGGCTGGGGTGCACCGCCCGGTGGAGACCAGGGCCAAGAGGCGGCGTAGGCGCCGCTGA
- the amrB gene encoding AmmeMemoRadiSam system protein B, producing MERIRLREPQITPVEGGFLLSDPYGVFPKPVALTEGGLFLVSLMEGKTLEEVQEEVFKAHGVLVPRHELEDLLKALEEAGLVLTETVERRLREEEESLRKERPMRLAGLSYPQGEREARAFLEAFRASFPGPRPQGGPSILLLPHLEPSRVPEAYGAALAALEGTPEPERIYLVGVAHRPLKEKAAALPVPFQTPFGPAEPDLTALQALDALLPYELFNTPLAFREEHSLELPLFFLKGTFPRAKVLPLLVARRSPELGEALKMVLKDHPGLVVLAVDLSHVGPRFGDKPFSRPLAEEARRRDLGFLERLAQGEPEAALALLGGNPTRVDAVEVVASLSPLLTGRRGQVLAYRLDLEAPTLSAVGAGTLVFPTLPG from the coding sequence ATGGAACGAATACGCCTGCGTGAACCCCAGATCACCCCGGTGGAAGGGGGCTTTCTCCTCAGCGACCCCTACGGGGTCTTCCCCAAGCCCGTGGCCCTCACGGAAGGGGGGCTTTTTCTCGTTTCCCTGATGGAGGGAAAAACCCTGGAAGAAGTCCAGGAGGAGGTCTTCAAGGCCCATGGGGTCCTGGTGCCTAGACACGAGCTGGAGGACTTGCTCAAGGCCCTGGAGGAGGCGGGGCTTGTGCTTACGGAAACCGTGGAAAGGCGCCTACGGGAGGAGGAGGAAAGCCTAAGGAAAGAGCGCCCCATGCGCCTGGCAGGGCTTTCCTACCCCCAAGGGGAAAGGGAGGCCCGGGCCTTCCTCGAGGCCTTCCGGGCCAGCTTCCCGGGGCCTAGGCCCCAAGGGGGCCCCTCCATCCTCCTGCTTCCCCACTTGGAGCCGAGCCGGGTACCTGAGGCCTACGGGGCAGCCCTGGCCGCCTTGGAAGGAACCCCAGAGCCGGAGCGGATCTACCTGGTGGGGGTGGCCCACCGGCCCCTCAAGGAGAAGGCCGCCGCCCTCCCCGTTCCCTTCCAGACCCCCTTTGGCCCTGCAGAGCCCGACCTTACGGCCCTGCAGGCCCTGGACGCCCTCCTGCCTTACGAGCTTTTCAACACCCCCCTGGCCTTCCGGGAGGAGCACAGCCTGGAGCTACCCCTTTTCTTCCTCAAGGGAACCTTCCCCCGGGCCAAGGTCCTTCCCCTCCTGGTCGCCCGGCGAAGCCCCGAGCTGGGGGAAGCCTTGAAAATGGTCCTCAAGGACCACCCCGGCCTTGTGGTCCTAGCGGTGGACCTCTCCCACGTGGGGCCCCGCTTTGGCGACAAGCCCTTTTCCCGACCCTTGGCGGAGGAGGCCAGAAGGCGGGACCTAGGCTTTCTGGAAAGGCTTGCCCAGGGAGAGCCGGAAGCCGCCCTGGCCCTTTTGGGAGGGAATCCCACCCGCGTGGACGCCGTGGAGGTGGTGGCAAGCCTCAGCCCCCTCCTCACCGGCCGGAGGGGCCAGGTCCTGGCCTACCGCCTGGACCTCGAGGCCCCCACCCTCTCCGCCGTGGGGGCCGGCACCCTGGTTTTCCCCACCCTTCCCGGCTAA